From the Nodularia sp. NIES-3585 genome, one window contains:
- a CDS encoding chlorophyll a/b-binding protein, with product MGLYPKDATETAYNGKDRNALKFGFTPQSEVWNGRWAMIGFVAYLFCDLNGYSIVRQLHNFLDSY from the coding sequence ATGGGACTTTACCCTAAGGATGCCACTGAAACCGCTTACAACGGCAAAGATCGTAATGCTTTGAAATTTGGGTTTACGCCTCAATCTGAAGTTTGGAATGGTCGCTGGGCGATGATTGGTTTTGTCGCTTACTTATTTTGTGATCTTAATGGCTACAGCATAGTGCGGCAATTACACAATTTTCTGGACTCATACTGA
- a CDS encoding SDR family oxidoreductase, with protein MAPTVLITGASQGIGKATAILFSRKGYNLVLTARQADTLAGTAQEVQNFGHPAPLTITCDVKDPSQVEILVQTALENYADIDVLVNNAGIFASGPVEQFSLNDWHEVIDTNLWGYIHTIHALLPHFLQRGRGTIVNVSSIGGKVPTAYLVPYCTSKFAVTGLTETLQAELQPKGIQVCGIYPNLIKSSFMERAVFRGQDEKEIQTRREQLENVLKTPVVEKPEDVANAIWDAVQHQKSDVMVGSANVSQGLYRLFPGLMKWVSRQTLKNQDN; from the coding sequence ATGGCTCCTACAGTATTAATTACAGGTGCATCTCAAGGCATTGGCAAAGCAACGGCTATTTTATTTTCCCGAAAAGGTTATAATCTCGTACTTACAGCGCGTCAAGCTGACACATTGGCAGGCACAGCCCAAGAGGTGCAAAACTTTGGTCATCCCGCACCATTAACTATTACTTGCGATGTCAAAGATCCATCTCAGGTAGAGATATTAGTGCAGACAGCATTGGAAAATTATGCTGATATCGATGTGTTGGTAAATAATGCCGGGATATTTGCATCAGGGCCAGTAGAACAATTTTCGCTCAATGATTGGCACGAAGTTATAGACACTAACCTTTGGGGATATATTCATACTATTCATGCCCTTTTACCCCATTTTCTGCAACGGGGAAGGGGAACCATAGTTAATGTTAGTTCTATTGGCGGTAAAGTACCTACGGCTTACTTGGTTCCTTACTGTACGAGTAAGTTTGCGGTGACAGGGTTAACGGAAACACTGCAAGCGGAATTACAACCAAAAGGTATTCAAGTTTGTGGGATTTATCCAAATTTAATTAAGAGTAGCTTTATGGAACGGGCAGTTTTTCGAGGTCAGGATGAAAAAGAAATCCAAACTCGGAGGGAACAGCTTGAGAATGTGCTGAAAACTCCTGTAGTGGAGAAGCCGGAAGATGTCGCCAATGCTATTTGGGATGCAGTCCAGCATCAAAAGTCAGATGTGATGGTTGGTTCTGCTAATGTGTCTCAGGGTTTATATCGTTTATTTCCTGGTTTAATGAAGTGGGTTTCTCGGCAAACTTTGAAAAATCAAGATAATTAA
- a CDS encoding GNAT family N-acetyltransferase: MHRNDPTNYQKKELGSYVLSYIIDLAKTKGIKKIYGALTHQDIKSNPNLINWYQKYGFKIEAPTYEEVSTAKYRICLYLDELLNYVL; this comes from the coding sequence ATGCACCGAAATGACCCAACAAATTACCAGAAAAAAGAGCTAGGTAGTTATGTTTTAAGTTATATTATTGACTTAGCTAAAACCAAAGGTATCAAAAAGATTTATGGAGCTTTAACTCATCAGGATATTAAATCTAATCCAAATTTAATTAATTGGTATCAAAAATATGGTTTTAAGATAGAAGCCCCAACTTATGAAGAAGTCTCAACAGCTAAATATAGAATTTGCCTCTATTTAGATGAATTATTAAATTATGTCCTATGA
- a CDS encoding SRPBCC family protein, with protein sequence MLQFQHSSVINAPVEVVWKFHERPDILQLLNPPWQPVQVIRREGGLEVGAITEFRLFLGLLPLTWLARHTEYEKNRLFIDEQISGPFESWVHRHEFSPENGKTKLTDAVSFSMPGGVVVEFVSGWLIQAQLEAMFRYRHHVTKRECESR encoded by the coding sequence ATGCTGCAATTTCAACATTCCTCAGTCATTAATGCGCCAGTCGAAGTAGTGTGGAAATTCCACGAAAGACCAGATATTTTGCAACTACTCAACCCACCTTGGCAACCAGTGCAAGTAATTCGTCGTGAAGGCGGCTTAGAAGTGGGCGCTATCACTGAATTTCGTTTGTTTTTAGGGCTATTACCTTTAACTTGGTTAGCGCGACACACTGAATATGAAAAGAATCGCCTGTTTATCGACGAACAGATATCTGGGCCTTTTGAGTCTTGGGTACATCGACATGAATTTAGCCCAGAAAATGGTAAAACCAAGTTAACTGATGCTGTTTCTTTCTCTATGCCCGGTGGAGTCGTAGTTGAATTTGTCAGTGGTTGGCTAATACAAGCGCAATTAGAAGCGATGTTTCGCTATCGTCACCATGTCACAAAACGCGAGTGTGAATCACGATAA